In Ectothiorhodospira sp. BSL-9, a single window of DNA contains:
- a CDS encoding histidine phosphatase family protein has translation MSSSSFHIDLMRHGETTGGFAFRGSLDDALTDLGRARMQAGHDRHGPWQQIISSPLRRCLAPARDWSRDAGIPLQEESRLREMHFGTWEGRTAADLMESEPEALGKFWQDPLNHIPPGAEPLVDFRERVLQAWEEALARVAAGPQLLVTHGGVIRLILLHAQQRPLSDLLKLDVPHACVYRIHVQEGGGVSAVSALGAVDMEVESGDPS, from the coding sequence CGTCTTCTTCTTTTCATATCGACCTCATGCGTCACGGTGAGACCACAGGTGGTTTCGCCTTTCGCGGCAGTCTGGATGATGCCCTCACGGATCTGGGCCGGGCCCGGATGCAGGCTGGCCATGATCGGCACGGCCCCTGGCAGCAGATCATCAGTTCCCCCCTGCGGCGCTGTCTGGCGCCGGCGCGGGACTGGTCCCGGGACGCGGGCATACCGCTCCAGGAGGAGTCCCGGCTGCGGGAGATGCATTTCGGTACCTGGGAGGGGCGCACTGCGGCGGATCTCATGGAGAGTGAGCCCGAGGCCCTGGGGAAATTCTGGCAGGATCCGCTGAACCACATTCCACCGGGGGCCGAACCCCTGGTGGATTTCCGCGAGCGGGTTTTGCAAGCCTGGGAGGAGGCCCTGGCGAGGGTCGCGGCCGGTCCGCAATTGCTGGTTACCCATGGCGGGGTGATCCGGCTGATCCTGCTCCATGCGCAGCAGCGTCCCCTGTCGGATCTGCTGAAACTGGACGTGCCCCATGCCTGTGTCTACCGCATTCATGTGCAGGAGGGCGGGGGCGTGAGCGCGGTCAGCGCCCTGGGGGCGGTGGACATGGAAGTCGAATCTGGAGATCCGTCATGA